One Suricata suricatta isolate VVHF042 chromosome X, meerkat_22Aug2017_6uvM2_HiC, whole genome shotgun sequence genomic region harbors:
- the ARMCX6 gene encoding protein ARMCX6, producing the protein MGRAREVGWMAAGLMIGAGACYCVYKLTIGRDDSDKLEEEEEEWEDNEELDEEEPEIWFDFTTMARPWSENGDWTEPGAPGGTEDRRSGGGKVNRTHPVKQRPFPYEHKNTCSNQSFRNFSCVHALSKCHSIQGKMWFAQPKDASFSFSHGINSHLANLSIVGNTTPAPDPAIKEKALYAPDNLNASIENQGQIKMYINEVCQETVSHCCILFLQQAGLNLLISMTVINNMLAKFVSDLKFPLIAEGSGCAELQVLKLVMGLSENPVLARNCWVPKCCSHSCPSS; encoded by the exons ATGGGCCGGGCTCGGGAAGTGGGTTGGATGGCAGCAGGACTAATGATTGGGGCTGGTGCCTGCTACTGTGTTTACAAACTAACAATAGGAAGAGATGACAGTGACaagttggaggaggaggaagaggaatggGAGGATAACGAGGAGCTGGATGAGGAGGAACCTGAGATTTGGTTTGATTTCACAACTATGGCTCGGCCCTGGAGTGAGAATGGGGATTGGACtgaacctggggcacctggaggcaCTGAGGACAGGCGCTCAGGTGGGGGCAAGGTGAATCGAACACACCCAGTAAAACAGCGTCCATTCCCCTATGAACATAAAAATACTTGTAGTAATCAAAGCTTTAGAAATTTCAGTTGTGTCCATGCCCTCTCCAAGTGTCATTCCATTCAGGGGAAAATGTG GTTTGCTCAGCCCAAGGATGCCAGTTTTTCATTTAGCCACGGTATCAATAGTCATTTGGCCAACCTCTCCATTGTTGGAAACACGACCCCTGCTCCCGACCCCGCTATTAAGGAGAAAGCTTTATATGCTCCAGATAACTTGAATGCAAGTATTGAAAATCAGGGCCAGATTAAGATGTACATCAATGAAGTGTGTCAGGAGACTGTGTCACATTGCTGCATCTTATTTCTGCAGCAGGCCGGATTAAATTTGTTAATAAGCATGACAGTTATTAATAACATGCTTGCCAAGTTCGTTTCAGACTTGAAGTTTCCTTTGATAGCAGAGGGAAGTGGCTGTGCTGAGCTTCAGGTTTTGAAACTGGTGATGGGTTTGTCTGAAAATCCAGTCTTGGCAAGGAATTGCTGGGTGCCCAAATGCTGCTCTCATTCATGTCCCTCTTCATGA